The Oryzias latipes chromosome 8, ASM223467v1 genomic interval AAAGAGTCacattttatttgggtttttcaTTTGAAGGTGTGCTTGCTCATGacgtcaaaataaaagaataatgcAATCTTTAGATATAAACCTGCAAAACATGTAACCTGTTAAGCTTCTTTATATAAAGATATTGTGTAAAGAAagtacctttttttgttttcttgcttaTTTACCGAAGATGATGAAATTTGTTTACTTGcttgcctttattttgaaattcaaatgtttttcaagtttgtattttgtttcgagctgttttttaatgttgtatttgattttttaataacACTGAGTTGTCATGTTAATTTTGCCTCACTGCAGTAAATCTATATATGTGATGTTCTTTAAATGCTACAGTTGCtttgaaattatttgttttagtgAGATTTTCATACATGATGTAGAAGTGTGGTTCCTTTTCATAGAGCACTTGaggagatgttttatttttctgaaagaagcctttattgaaaaatgtgagaaaatgcactttttgaaaaatattcacTTAGGCTACAAACAGATGTATttagatgatttattttttattttaaatctgttttacaCTGCAATTTTTGCTGTTGAGATTCATGTACCTTTAACATCTTAAAaccttttacacatttttttgacatttctaataaaactgagaagaaaatcaaatttaaactaGTCTTCTTTTACTGAGGTATAACGTGTGTGTGGATacacataataaaaacacatgaaagttTGTTGGATTGGTTTATTAAAGGATAATTCCAATTTTGGTGAATACAAGATTTCATCCTGCACACTGGGAAAAgaatttaacacattttaatagtttttcatCTTTGACCAAGGATTAAATcaataattgtatttttcttctaACAGACAGATGTAGGTTTTTTACGTTGTTTGCCTTGTCAAACATCAGAAACATAAAATAACTTGATATCTTAACTcttgtggtatcctaggcacgttaacattgggagttgtaCTCGACAGTAcgttgaacctttttccttcaatgatttgtgatcttcactggtgtccatggaatatatgaaatctttccacctttatccacctttgtcatggtagggagaacacgtcaatgtaagggtcgggtcatctggaccccataggatagcacaagggttaagaattaAGTCAGTCCAGGtaagctgtattttttttcatgaattcaaAAAGTGAAGTTCTTTTTCAATGCCAAGTTTAATTACTTAGCAAGTAAATCCACCAATTGAGAAAACCCCATTCTTACAAAAGGAGATTTTAGGATGTcaaatccacaaaaaagaaaaggtttgctGGTGAGGGGGTGCTTACAACTGCAATGAGTAGAGAATCTCCTTCATGAAATTTGGTAATAATCAACAGTTAGAGCAGCTGATGACAAAAACAGTATGGTCATTTTCCAATAAATGTGAATTCATGTGATCATGTCATCACACTAATGAATAGGCTTGGAATGCTTTAGAATGTGAGGTTAAACAGTCGTTTTAGATGTTCAAATCTCAGGCTTTACAGTAAAGATGCTTAAGCCCACCTTCCCCTCAACACTATGTGGATCTGGATAAAGCACCTGCTCTGATAACTAATTGTAAGTGTGAGAATCCTTTACTCCATCAAGCTCTTCAACTGATACTTTTTTAAGCTTTCGAAAGGGCCTTTTGATTCCACAAATAAGttcaaattgtgaaaaaaaatacttgtagTTTGAAATGTAACTAGCTAACACATCAGAATGACAGGATGCCCTAAACGGAACATAACAAACAAGGGCCTTCACCAAACTTGCTGCAAGTTTGGGGACGAGAACATCCAACAGCATGTGCGCTGTGAGGGCCCCTGCTAATAAATGAGAAGACAGAAAACAGTGGGACTTGCCTCAGGCTGAAACAGGGCTACACTGAGAGAAGGGAATCAGCCAGTCTCCTATGGCATTGCTACAGGGAGAAGAGAAATCTGAGTTTTAGGAATCGAGCCATGACTGGAGCTAATGTTATGCAGCTGCACAATGCACGAGTCAGCCAGTGCAAAGAACAGAGCACGAGTAAAGAGACTGAATCCACTGCTTCTAGTGAGAAAAAATGTGGTGGTAAATAAACTAAATGTTcccctgaaagacaaaaaaaaaagtacaaaacggCATGCAGTTCAGAACAGAATGCCATTTTTTCTCTACCCGCTAACACCTCCCAAAAAAGAGTCTTCTTTTTTCCCAGAGTTTATTAGAATACAGTTTCACAACAATACACATGCTGTTTCATTAAATACCGATCTATTTATGGTTAAGGGAGCGTTTCAGGTTAATCAGCATCAAGCAGTGATATTTACTGGAAGCCCTCACCAAACAAAAGTTGGGGACCTGAGTCCAACAGCACTATGTGCTGTGAAGGCCTCGCTCAAATCAGATATGCATTCACATCAAACTTGCCTTGATGTATTGGGGGGAGGGGTACTGCCCATGTTACTCCAGCGCCTTCACAACACTACGAACCATATCTACAACACTTCAATACACCTGAATGAAACATGAGAAGAGGAAAAAGCCACAAACAGAGATGGACTGGGTCAGAATAATGGTGGTACATACGGTGGTTAGACACAGTGTAAATATTTCCCATGAGTTCTGTGATGCCTTCGTAGgtcttgtgctgtttttttgttttttttcagcttctctTCCTCATTTTTCAGCGGTAGAGTCATCTGTATACTGCAGTAGTACAATAGCAATACTGCTAGCAGCTGAAGGCTTATAGAAAATGCTTGAGTCCAAACCTATTGGAAGAAGAGAGGAAGGCTGACTTCAGTAGCGACCTCCAGGGGACATCACGGGGGGTCTCACGCCCATGGGTGGCCGAGACGACACTCCCTGGTATCCTGGGGGAATCCCAGCATGGGCCTGCACGAATGGAAGCATCTGACCTGGAACGTAACCCGGCAATCCCCGGAGTGGGCCGgaaaactgacctgaaagagcaaaactgctagttttaaattaaaaaaaaaaacaggatctttttttgttttactttgcaGTTATTCACCTGTTACAAGTTGAGTTTCATCAAATAAAATTGTGAGtggtgtaaaagaaaaagtttgtttgtaGTCAGTCCACAGTGATGCTTAAAATCCAAAGATAATGTGGGCGTTAACACAGCAAACACAACTGAGGATGAGAAATATGTCTGTCGTGCTCCGATTTGATGAATTCCTACATAAATACTCAGGACAGAGTTTGAATACCGGGTATGGGATTCCCCACAGAGAGTTGCTGAGGAGGCAGGACAGCAGCAGGAGCCACTGATGGGGCAGTGGGGGTTTTCTGGCGAATGCTGCACTGATATCTGGGCAGCTGAGCCCGCAACTCCTCCTATAACACGAAATACAATGATGAGAGGGGGTGAGTTTACAACGCAGCTCAACAAAGAaactaaacaacaacaaaattccCTGTGAACACATATGGTGACACTGTTAACAATGATAAAGAGATGAATACAAATAAACTACTTACCAGTGACAGATCCTCATCTGGGTGGATCAACTTACTGGTTGCACTGGTTGTGGTGAGGGTGGCAGCCTTACTGGTCACAGCAGAGGGAGGCTTAGAGACTGTACTGCTGTCAGCATTGGGGCTGGCTACAGCTGCAGAGGACTGAGTGTAGGCGGGGAATGTGGGCTTTGGGGTGTGCGATGTGGTGGACGGCGGAGTGTGGGGGGATCCTGATACTGTCTGCTGACTCTGAGAACACAAGGAGTTCCACTTCTTACATCTTCTAAAACCGTGGTCCTAAACCTTTTTCAGACCATAGACCAGTTTggtttcctggtttttgtctgttaaatgcagctttcattttctttgaagttGAATGGATTCTGTACCTGCCCGGCACTGGGGAAGAGTGGTTTTGTTATATCCGGTTGAGCTGATGGAGTGACGACAGCAGGAACTGCAGGTCTGGTCAGGACATTCACAGAGGGAACTTGAGGCATGTGTGTGATCCCAGGACGATGACTAACCGAGGGATGAATGACTGGgggcagaaaaacaaacccaatCCATGTAAGTAAAAGCCATAAAGATGTTTTGGGGCAATCTTGTTATGTCATCATCCTTCTCTGGTTCAATTTCAAATCCCAGTATGGAGGTAAATGTGTTCTGGTTGAGGTTTTACCTGCTGGCATGCCTGGCATCATGGGTGGCATCATCCCACCTACTGGCATTATTCTTCATATTTGAAAGGAGAGAAATGCAACGGTTGGATACAacagaataaacacaaaccaataaTTCACAAAATGGGGATAACATTTACCCCGGAGGCATTCCAGGCACTCCATGAGGCATCCCCGGCATCATTGGGGGAACACCTGGGATCATCGGGGGAATTCCTGACACAGGAAAATGGTGTGAATTTAAACATGTGATCAGATGAGAAATACACCTAATTACAACTGGAGATGTAGCAGGAAATTACATATATTTTCTGTTATGAGATCcttcaaaaaaatgcaaattaaaaacctctaaaaaaattgaacaaaactgtttaaatgtagctttttttccAATATTAGTCTATGAtagaattaaaatgtaatttgggTTAGCGAGCAACTTTATATGCATGATAATTCAAGGATTATCACTAATCCTAATACTTGAAGGTAAAAAGCATCATCATTACTTTGTATTTTACAGATTTTAAGATAAAGCAGGGTCTACGACCTGACATGTGGCTCATTGACTAATACCTAATACCGATAATACCAATACCTAATACCTGTACATTTGTTGCATTAAGATGAGaggcacagggtgtcttttattttgaaaggacatcctgtgaacctctgtcaaacatttgaaactatttaatagttttgaaaaattagctattttctgtttatcttttattataaCCAAAATACAATAGTTAATTTATGTTTATTATAGCAGTAACAAcaacataaatacaaatttgCTTTCTCTTTTTATAAAAGGTACAGAAAGGCTTTttgttgcaggttgttttaacccaacattATACATATGAGATAACCtatatacattattccaacaCTTTTTGGCTCCTACAAGGTATATTTATGCTCAGTGAGAAATCGATCCGAATGAATCTTTAAGTGTAAATGATTGCTGACTTCTGCATTAAAGCAGAATAAACCATTGAGTTATGCAGAAAGCCTTATTTTAATCCAAATGCTTGACataatctgttttctttacagaaataaatgtaaagctcaaaacaagaaagaaagaagaaaaatgactcCTTGTTATGTGAGTTccccaaaaaaaagtattaaaagttTAAACCGAAGATCAAACAAAGTAAAAGGAGAAGAACAGTAAAAATTGCACTAGTTTAGGATGTTTTTTTGCACTTATGCTAAACTCTTTTGGACACCTGAGTATCCAGCTGGCGGGATCCCTGGAGCACCACGGACAGGGAGGAAACCAGGCTGAGTCAAAGGAGGGACGAAACCGGCCTGAGGCAGACGAGCAACAGGTTGCTGGAAAGAGGAACGCGGCTCATCATCGTCATCCTCTTCATCAGAATCGTCCTGATTCAGCTTTCTCTTTTGAGTGTCTGAGCATAAAAAGAATAATGGTATTTATAAACACGCAAAGCATAAGGTTGATTGTATTGTTCTGTGATTTTAGAAATATGATAAAGAACCTTGGTTTTTTTGCTCCAAAACCCTTCGTCTCTCCTCCATGTCTTTCTCTGGAATACCTTCCATCCCATAAATTTCCAGTTCAATATCTGTTCTTCCGGGTATTGCATTGGGAACTCCATCAATTGTTTCTTTGTGCACCTAGTCATCAAATAGCATTTTGCTCCTCTTTaaattcaatatttttgcattttgaacCAACAACTGACCAGTGACCTCACTCACCTGCATACAGTGAATAGCGAGTCCCGGGCCGGTGTACAGCTTCTTGTGACAGATGTGGCATTTAAAATGTTTCGCCTTCTGATGCTGAATGAGTattttttcatcatcaaaatCCCTGTTACAATACCTGAAAATACGGTTTAGGAAACTCCTGAACTTGACAGATTTAtgactgtttttacaaaagaaCATATTCAAAATACGATTGTATaggtttgacatttttgatATAACCGTTGTTTGACTTTAACATCCTTATACAGAACCTCCgtagaaataaaacttttgtttataGGAAACAGTGAGCAGATAATGTTTTGCTAGTAGTATAAGTATGCTGTGTGTGAGAGCCTGATGAGCGCGAGCCGAATGAGTTAGCAAGGACTCGCCGTTATTACTCATGTAATACAGCTATTCATAATTATTAAGAACAATATtccttataaaaaaaatttgttatACAAGTAAGGATACCAACACCAAGGTTTCatttgcttcttcttctttcttcccATGATTTTAGTGCAGTTAGTTTTCCCAATAAACGAATACACACAAGCTTACGCAAAGATGGCGGAGGCTCTCGCGAGAGTTCACTCATTGGCAAAAACATATTCAGCATCGCCACCTGGTGGCCAAACATACTGATAGCTGtccaatctttttattttgaaaacatcgTTGCTATTAAAGTCAATTCGGTTACacatatattaaaaagaaatatatacatatgtatatatttttaatttttaagcaAACGTATCTAAGTAAAGAAAAAGCCGAGGAACCTTTGTAAAGAAGACAAATGCGTACGTCGGAAATATTTTTAAGGTGTACATAGGGCATGCCCATTCGGCAGGTAAACGAATAAGAGCCTATCAGACCATCCCTCTTGGCAGTTGCTGTAATCGTCAACAGCTAAATATTACTGCGCGTGTGTTActgattcttttaaaataacaaagcGTAGCTTTTTGACACGTTCTCGAAACTACGAATTTAATCGACTGAAGCTTCCCTTGTGCCACAGAAAGACAATGTTTACCTCCCAAACATCGTCGTTCCAAGATTCAATTGACGTGGAGGACAGAGATGACTTTGATTCTGAAGAAATCTCTGGCTACAGCCAGAAGGCTCAGCTTTACTGCTATTACGCCATCTACCTTTATCAAGGCTCAAGGTAATGATTCAAATTCACGTTTCTCTCCATTCTGCTTTGAAGTCCTTCTCATTTTCTGTAATTTAGTTCGGAGGACAGCTTATTTATGCGtgaggaaaattaaaaacttgtaaCTTAATGTAACCaatattaaaacatgttttcaattaACAGTTTTACTTTCAATGCAAACAGGAAATCCTCGTGAGCTCGATTATTCCTCCAGCTGTTTTGTCTGTTCTATCTGGTGGCGACATTTGTGGAGATGATCTCGATTTAATCTGTGAAAACCTAACCACGTGATGATTCTTAGATCTGAAGCTTCTGAGGAAAATGTGGCATGGAGCCAGAGCCGTGCAGACTCCACAACAACTCTGGAAGACTTTAGGTAACAAAGGAGCCACATGCTTCCCCTCCACCTGCTTCCAGTGGTTGCTTCTCTGTGGCTTTCTCTGTTCTGCATTCGTGCATCCACGGGCTGCTTTTGGAAACCCGATCATCACAGAATCAATCATGTCTTTGCTCATGATTTTGTCCTG includes:
- the LOC101169701 gene encoding BUB3-interacting and GLEBS motif-containing protein ZNF207; translated protein: MGRKKKKQMKPWCWYCNRDFDDEKILIQHQKAKHFKCHICHKKLYTGPGLAIHCMQVHKETIDGVPNAIPGRTDIELEIYGMEGIPEKDMEERRRVLEQKNQDTQKRKLNQDDSDEEDDDDEPRSSFQQPVARLPQAGFVPPLTQPGFLPVRGAPGIPPAGYSGIPPMIPGVPPMMPGMPHGVPGMPPGIMPVGGMMPPMMPGMPAVIHPSVSHRPGITHMPQVPSVNVLTRPAVPAVVTPSAQPDITKPLFPSAGQSQQTVSGSPHTPPSTTSHTPKPTFPAYTQSSAAVASPNADSSTVSKPPSAVTSKAATLTTTSATSKLIHPDEDLSLEELRAQLPRYQCSIRQKTPTAPSVAPAAVLPPQQLSVGNPIPGQFSGPLRGLPGYVPGQMLPFVQAHAGIPPGYQGVSSRPPMGVRPPVMSPGGRY